Proteins encoded together in one Salvelinus namaycush isolate Seneca chromosome 26, SaNama_1.0, whole genome shotgun sequence window:
- the LOC120021802 gene encoding uncharacterized protein LOC120021802, with the protein MEARKNASLPRDHREHPRPSDCRGRTTAPSLLRGYSWPAPLHTSQPSQEEEKQEEVVEAEEGEERYAGHEMEVEIGSNQPGVPDSGRSYSSYASQSSGRGSLEPPNGCLSICLSPTLTSSPETIEEIQGNTEETRLQDMEALKRRKASVDKNYEWDSTDVSIQPGDQDLEGTSLFSSVSLLKSTPSMHHSRKGLKESVQFQGHHHETSRYSDPEPDNPIYT; encoded by the exons ATGGAGGCCAGGAAGAATGCCTCTCTCCCCAGGGACCACAGGGAGcaccccagaccatcagactgtagaGGCAGAACTACAGCTCCCTCTCTGCTCAGAGGTTACAGCTGGCCCGCACCCCTTCACACCTCTCAGCCGTCccaggaggaggagaagcaggaggaggtggtagaagcggaggaaggagaggagaggtatgcgGGGCATGAAATGGAGGTGGAGATTGGGAGTAATCAACCGGGAGTGCCAGACTCAGGGAGGAGCTACAGTAGCTATGCCAGCCAGAGCAGTGGCAGGGGGAGTCTGGAGCCTCCCAATGGGTGCCTGTCCATCTGCCTGTCCCCAACCCTCACCAGCTCTCCTGAGACCATCGAGGAGATACAGGGGAACACAGAGGAGACACGCCTACAGGACATGGAGGCATTGAAAAG GAGAAAGGCCTCAGTGGATAAGAATTATGAGTGGGACTCAACTGATGTGTCCATTCAGCCAGGAGATCAAGACCTTGAAGGCACAA GCCTGTTCTCCTCAGTGAGTCTACTGAAGTCTACTCCCAGCATGCACCATTCCAGGAAGGGCCTCAAAGAGTCAGTCCAATTCCAGGGTCATCACCATGAGACCAGCCGCTACTCAGACCCCGAGCCAGACAATCCCATCTATACCTAA
- the LOC120021012 gene encoding protein turtle homolog A-like: RCCLGCLCCFSVAPPIFTKTPPPVLEALVGNSLSLACVARGNPPPTITWAKDGTLIGGDKVELLSGKLSLRAVSTEAGGRYECLATNTEGNVTHVTKLKVKGPPVIVIPPNNTALNMTQNALLRCQAVADPPNMTYVWQRQGENVHHIEPLKSRVKIMVDGTLLITRITPDDSGNYTCMPTNGLLTPPTASASLTVRHPAQALLMPQQTYLPTGLGGLVSCPVRAQPLLLRVDWTKDGQPLDLAMYPGWTLTSEGSVFMATVNDDATGVYKCTPYNSFGTMGQSGPTTVILQDPPSLNVSPRKEYREKVGRTLVIPCQTTGEPAPTVTWSKVAPATLSQYSVAANGSLLLLPLSKDHQGVWECSVTNRVGTVKSSTSLCVSGTSPHAATLVSVFPGVKQANVSWEPGFDGGYPQKFTVWLKQMSVGDSGEKQEWLSVPVPSSSGSSLQVTGLVPDTEYQFSVLPHNKVGTGPFSEIATIRTLNTLPRRAKLEPPTSLSANQSLAGIVLQWSPVAQFQPITGFVLQSRAEQGEWFNLDEDISANRTVMIVPGMRKDSVYELRLLSRRGVLLSEPSPSVNVSNMGMDMYPASSRLEFVPKPLLAGVMGGVAFLCLALILVLGTVCIISHKRDQRRRKRKDDLPPAIYKSPPSTGSLASSPDSVLKQKLLHSHYPGSTSRSCSSSQSDHSSFDRPSRSEYHDQCQQLLSCPPPPPHYAPPPPQDRLFSHFPSRVHLQRP; the protein is encoded by the exons CgttgttgtcttggctgtcttTGTTGTTTTTCTGTAGCTCCTCCTATTTTCACCAAGACCCCTCCCCCTGTCCTGGAGGCTCTAGTGGGgaattctctctctctagcctgtgTTGCTCGTGGCAACCCACCACCCACTATAACCTGGGCTAAAGATGGTACTCTGATTGGAGGAGACAAAGTTGAG ctgCTGAGTGGGAAGTTGTCTCTCAGAGCAGTGAGCACGGAGGCCGGAGGACGGTATGAATGTCTTGCCACCAACACAGAGGGCAATGTGACTCATGTTACAAAGCTGAAGGTCAAAG GTCCTCCAGTTATTGTTATCCCCCCGAATAACACGGCCCTCAACATGACCCAGAATGCCCTGCTGCGGTGCCAGGCCGTGGCTGATCCCCCCAACATGACCTATGTGTGGCAGAGGCAGGGAGAGAACGTCCATCACATAGA GCCTCTAAAGTCCCGGGTGAAGATCATGGTGGACGGCACCCTCCTCATCACCCGCATCACCCCAGACGATTCTGGGAACTATACCTGCATGCCCACCAATGGGCTGTTAACTCCACCTACTGCTTCCGCCAGTCTCACTGTGAGAC ACCCTGCCCAGGCTCTCCTGATGCCTCAGCAGACGTATCTCCCCACAGGCCTGGGGGGTCTGGTCTCCTGCCCTGTGAGAGCCCAGCCCCTCCTGCTCCGTGTTGATTGGACCAAGGATGGACAGCCACTGGATCTGGCCATG TACCCAGGATGGACGCTGACGTCTGAAGGCTCGGTGTTCATGGCAACTGTCAATGATGATGCAACAGGGGTGTACAAGTGCACCCCCTACAACAGCTTCGGGACCATGGGCCAATCAGGGCCTACGACAGTCATCCTACAG GACCCCCCGTCACTCAACGTGTCTCCCCGAAAGGAGTATCGAGAGAAGGTGGGTAGGACACTTGTTATCCCCTGCCAGACCACTGGAGAGCCAGCCCCTACTGTAACCTGGAGCAAG GTTGCACCTGCCACACTCTCTCAGTACTCTGTAGCAGCCAACGGCTCCCTGCTGCTGCTTCCTCTCAGTAAAGACCACCAGGGGGTGTGGGAGTGCAGTGTTACCAACCGCGTGGGCACTGTCAAATCCAGCAC ctctctctgtgtgtcaggcACCAGTCCCCATGCTGCCACCCTGGTGTCTGTGTTTCCAGGGGTCAAGCAGGCCAATGTGTCCTGGGAACCAGGCTTTGATGGGGGATACCCCCAGAAATTCACTGTCTG GTTGAAGCAGATGTCTGTTGGTGACAGTGGGGAGAAACAGGAGTGGCTCTCTGTGCCCGTGCCCTCCTCCTCTGGCTCCAGTCTGCAGGTGACAGGGCTGGTCCCTGACACAGAGTATCAGTTCAGTGTCCTGCCACACAACAAAGTGGGCACTGGGCCTTTCAGTGAGATCGCCACCATCCGAACTCTGA ATACACTCCCAAGGAGAGCGAAACTAGAACCGCCCACAtcgctgtcagccaatcagagcTTGGCAGGTATAGTCCTGCAATGGTCTCCTGTGGCTCAGTTCCAGCCCATCACTGGATTTGTCCTCCAATCTCGCGCAGAGCAAGGGGAGTGGTTCAATCTAGACGAGGACATCAGTGCCAATAGAACTGTGATGATCGTTCCAGGTATGCGCAAG gacTCTGTGTACGAGCTGCGGCTGCTGTCCCGGCGAGGGGTGTTGCTGAGCGAGCCCAGTCCATCAGTTAACGTCTCCAACATGG GGATGGATATGTACCCTGCCAGTTCCCGCCTGGAGTTTGTACCCAAGCCGTTATTGGCTGGAGTGATGGGAGGAGTTGCCTTCCTGTGTTTGGCCCTCATCCTGGTCCTAGGGACAGTGTGTATCATCAGTCACAAGAGAGACCAGCGACGCAGGAAGAGGAAAGATG ATCTCCCTCCTGCCATCTATAAAAGCCCCCCCTCAAC cgGGTCACTTGCTAGCAGTCCAGACAGTGTGCTGAAGCAGAAgctcctccactcccactatcctggCTCCACCTCCcgctcctgctcctcctcccagTCTGACCACTCCTCTTTCGACAGACCCAGCCGCAGTGAATACCATGACCAGTGCCAGCAGCTGCTCTCTTGCCCCCCACCACCTCCTCATTACGCCCCCCCACCTCCCCAGGACAGACTCTTCTCCCACTTCCCCTCTAGAGTTCATCTTCAGAGGCCCTGA